A genomic region of Pseudoalteromonas piscicida contains the following coding sequences:
- the prmA gene encoding 50S ribosomal protein L11 methyltransferase has protein sequence MAWIQIRIYSDKADADALSDMLMDVGCPSVTFMDSKNNPVYEPKPGEVILWPETTVIGLFEANHDMQAVVDFVQSHYDKPLNYKLEQLEDKDWEREWMDNFHPIKFGERLWICPSWRDVPDPNAVNVLLDPGLAFGTGTHAITALCLQWLEQQDLSGKTVVDFGCGSGILGIAAIKLGAERVIGIDIDPQALIASRDNAERNGVADKLEVYLPENQPQFSADIVVANILAQPLRELHEIILGFLGDKGAIAMSGILEEQAQSVADVYAPFLKLDNIAQQGEWTRVSGVKK, from the coding sequence ATGGCTTGGATCCAAATCCGAATTTATTCAGATAAAGCCGATGCCGATGCTTTAAGCGATATGCTTATGGATGTCGGTTGTCCGTCTGTCACATTCATGGATAGTAAAAACAATCCCGTTTACGAACCAAAACCTGGCGAAGTCATCTTATGGCCTGAGACAACCGTGATCGGTTTATTTGAAGCAAACCATGATATGCAAGCAGTCGTTGACTTTGTCCAGTCACATTATGACAAGCCGTTAAACTACAAGCTTGAACAGCTAGAAGACAAAGACTGGGAACGCGAGTGGATGGATAATTTCCACCCAATTAAGTTTGGCGAGAGATTATGGATCTGCCCAAGCTGGCGTGATGTGCCAGATCCCAATGCCGTCAATGTGTTACTAGATCCAGGCCTTGCATTTGGTACTGGTACTCATGCGATAACCGCACTTTGCCTGCAATGGCTAGAACAACAAGACCTCAGTGGCAAAACGGTCGTTGATTTTGGCTGTGGCTCTGGGATTTTAGGCATTGCAGCAATCAAATTAGGCGCTGAGCGTGTGATTGGTATTGATATCGATCCACAAGCGCTGATCGCAAGCCGCGATAATGCCGAGCGTAATGGCGTCGCAGATAAACTAGAAGTGTATTTACCTGAAAACCAGCCGCAATTCAGTGCTGATATCGTTGTTGCTAATATTCTTGCACAGCCGCTGAGAGAGCTACACGAAATCATTCTCGGCTTCTTGGGCGACAAAGGCGCCATCGCTATGTCTGGTATTTTAGAAGAGCAAGCGCAATCCGTTGCGGATGTTTACGCACCATTTTTAAAGCTAGACAACATTGCCCAACAGGGTGAATGGACGCGCGTCAGCGGTGTGAAAAAATAA